The following proteins are co-located in the Pseudomonas synxantha genome:
- the phoR gene encoding phosphate regulon sensor histidine kinase PhoR translates to MLLLITACLLVGLISGYYGWSLAAGIALYLGWTLKQLLRLHEWLRQHKPDEAPPDGYGLWGEVFDSIYHLQRRDQRVRGRLQAVIDRVQESTAALKDAVIMLDSDGNLEWWNRAAETLLGLKTPQDSGQPVTNLVRHPRFKEYFEQDNYEEALEIPSPTNDRVRIQLYLTRYGNNEHLMLVRDVTRIHQLEQMRKDFVANVSHELRTPLTVICGYLETLLDNVDEINPRWSRALQQMQQQGSRMQTLLNDLLLLAKLEATDYPSDNQPVAVHSLLQTIKNDAQALSGERGQQITLEADPRVLLKGSEGELRSAFSNLVFNAVKYTQDQGNIRIRWWADEQGAHLSVQDSGIGIDAKHLPRLTERFYRVDSSRNSNTGGTGLGLAIVKHVLLRHRARLEISSVLGHGSTFTCHFPATQVTR, encoded by the coding sequence ATGCTTCTGTTGATCACTGCCTGCCTGCTGGTCGGGCTGATCAGTGGCTATTACGGCTGGAGCCTGGCCGCCGGCATCGCGTTGTACCTGGGCTGGACCCTCAAACAATTGCTGCGCCTGCATGAATGGCTGCGCCAGCACAAACCCGACGAAGCACCGCCCGATGGCTATGGCCTGTGGGGCGAAGTGTTTGACAGCATCTACCACCTGCAGCGCCGCGACCAACGGGTACGCGGGCGCCTGCAAGCGGTGATCGACCGGGTGCAGGAGTCCACCGCCGCACTCAAGGACGCGGTGATCATGCTCGACAGCGACGGCAACCTCGAATGGTGGAACCGCGCCGCCGAGACCCTGCTGGGCCTCAAGACGCCCCAGGACAGCGGCCAGCCGGTGACCAACCTGGTACGCCACCCGCGCTTCAAGGAATACTTTGAGCAGGACAACTACGAAGAAGCCCTGGAAATCCCCTCGCCCACCAATGACCGCGTACGCATCCAGCTGTACCTGACGCGTTACGGCAACAACGAGCACCTGATGCTGGTGCGCGACGTCACCCGCATCCACCAGCTGGAACAGATGCGCAAGGACTTCGTCGCCAACGTCTCCCACGAGTTGCGCACGCCCTTGACGGTGATCTGCGGCTACCTGGAGACGCTGCTGGACAACGTCGACGAGATCAACCCGCGCTGGAGCCGCGCCCTGCAGCAGATGCAGCAGCAGGGCTCGCGCATGCAGACCCTGCTCAACGACCTGCTGTTGCTGGCCAAGCTTGAGGCCACCGATTACCCCTCGGATAACCAGCCGGTGGCCGTACACAGCTTGCTGCAGACCATCAAGAACGATGCCCAGGCCCTCTCCGGCGAGCGCGGCCAACAGATAACCCTGGAAGCCGACCCACGGGTGTTGCTCAAGGGCAGCGAAGGCGAGTTGCGCAGTGCGTTCTCCAACCTGGTGTTCAACGCGGTGAAGTACACCCAGGACCAGGGCAATATCCGTATCCGCTGGTGGGCCGACGAACAGGGTGCACACCTGAGTGTGCAGGACTCCGGCATCGGCATCGACGCCAAGCACCTGCCGCGCCTGACCGAACGTTTCTACCGCGTCGACTCCAGCCGCAACTCCAACACTGGCGGCACCGGGCTCGGCCTGGCGATCGTCAAGCATGTGCTGTTGCGCCATCGGGCACGCTTGGAAATCAGCAGCGTGCTGGGGCACGGCAGTACGTTTACCTGCCATTTTCCGGCGACGCAGGTAACGCGTTAG
- a CDS encoding hemolysin family protein, translated as MDPSPGITLATLFADFGMILFALVLVLLNGFFVAAEFAMVKLRATRVEAIAHKNGWRGQILRTVHSQLDAYLSACQLGITLASLGLGWVGEPAFAHILEPMLGAIGVQSPEVIKGVSFFAAFFVISYLHIVVGELAPKSWAIRKPELLSLWTAVPLYLFYWAMYPAIYLLNASANAILRVAGQGEPGPHHEHHYSREELKLILHSSRGQDPSDQGMRVLASAVEMGELEVVDWANSREDLVTLDFNAPLKEILALFRRHKFSRYPVYDAVRNEFVGLLHIKDLLLELAALDHIPESFNLAELTRPLERVSRHMPLSQLLEQFRKGGAHFALVEEADGKIIGYLTMEDVLEVLVGDIQDEHRKAERGILAYQPGKLLVRGDTPLFKVERLLGVDLDHIEAETLAGLIYDTLKRVPEEEEVLEVEGLRIIIKKMKGPKIVLAKVLLLD; from the coding sequence ATGGACCCTTCCCCTGGTATCACCCTCGCGACACTCTTCGCCGATTTCGGCATGATTCTTTTTGCACTGGTCTTGGTACTGCTCAACGGTTTCTTCGTTGCGGCGGAATTTGCCATGGTCAAGCTGCGCGCCACCCGGGTCGAGGCCATTGCCCACAAGAACGGCTGGCGCGGGCAGATCCTGCGCACCGTACACAGCCAGCTCGACGCCTACCTGTCGGCCTGCCAGCTGGGTATCACCCTGGCTTCCCTGGGCCTGGGCTGGGTCGGTGAGCCGGCCTTTGCGCACATCCTCGAGCCTATGCTCGGCGCCATCGGCGTGCAGTCGCCGGAAGTGATCAAGGGCGTGTCGTTCTTTGCCGCCTTCTTCGTGATTTCCTACCTGCACATCGTGGTCGGTGAGCTGGCGCCCAAGTCCTGGGCGATTCGCAAGCCCGAACTGCTGTCGCTGTGGACGGCAGTACCGCTGTACCTGTTCTACTGGGCAATGTACCCGGCCATCTACCTGCTCAACGCCAGCGCCAACGCCATCCTGCGCGTCGCCGGCCAAGGCGAGCCTGGCCCGCACCACGAGCACCATTACAGCCGCGAAGAACTCAAGCTTATCCTGCACTCCAGCCGTGGCCAGGACCCGAGCGACCAAGGTATGCGCGTACTGGCCTCGGCGGTGGAAATGGGCGAGCTGGAAGTGGTCGACTGGGCCAACTCCCGGGAAGACCTGGTAACCCTGGACTTCAACGCCCCGCTCAAGGAAATCCTCGCGCTGTTTCGTCGCCACAAGTTCAGCCGTTACCCGGTGTACGACGCAGTGCGCAATGAGTTCGTGGGCTTGTTGCACATCAAGGATCTGCTGCTGGAACTGGCCGCCCTGGACCATATTCCCGAATCGTTCAACCTGGCCGAGCTGACCCGCCCGCTTGAGCGCGTCTCGCGGCATATGCCGTTGTCGCAGCTGCTGGAGCAGTTCCGCAAAGGCGGCGCGCACTTCGCCCTGGTGGAGGAAGCCGACGGCAAGATCATCGGCTACCTGACCATGGAAGACGTGCTGGAAGTGCTGGTGGGCGATATCCAGGACGAACACCGCAAGGCCGAGCGGGGCATCCTCGCCTACCAGCCTGGCAAACTGCTGGTGCGTGGCGACACGCCGTTGTTCAAGGTAGAACGCCTGTTGGGCGTCGACCTGGACCATATCGAAGCAGAAACCCTCGCCGGGCTGATCTACGACACGCTCAAGCGCGTACCGGAAGAGGAAGAAGTGCTGGAAGTTGAAGGCCTGCGGATCATCATCAAGAAGATGAAAGGGCCGAAGATCGTGTTGGCCAAAGTGCTGCTGCTGGACTGA
- a CDS encoding response regulator: MSKVSVLVVDDASFIRDLVKKCLRNYFPGIKIEDAVNGKKAQSILMRETFDLVLCDWEMPEMSGLELLTWCRGQAHLKAMPFVMVTSRGDKENVVQAIQAGVSGYVSKPFTNEQLLNKVKQALHKIGRLDALIASAPTKMNSAFGNDSLSALTGGKPEAVKSAPVAAAPNKGLLNNPPVQAPAAASPAGGRGQGQLRLSSGTQQCVIKALSIKEALLVVRRGEVLPQVLESAVLDLEQGENAEVARLNGYLHAIVAFEPRPDSDWLQLTFRFIDQDAQKLDYISRLIARGTAQKHFVPGA; this comes from the coding sequence ATGAGCAAAGTCAGTGTGTTGGTGGTGGATGACGCCTCGTTCATTCGCGACCTGGTGAAGAAGTGCCTGCGCAATTACTTCCCCGGGATCAAGATCGAAGATGCGGTGAACGGCAAAAAGGCGCAATCCATCCTGATGCGCGAAACCTTCGACCTGGTGCTGTGTGACTGGGAAATGCCGGAGATGTCCGGTCTTGAGCTATTGACCTGGTGCCGTGGGCAAGCCCATCTGAAAGCCATGCCGTTCGTGATGGTGACCAGCCGTGGCGACAAGGAAAACGTGGTGCAGGCGATCCAAGCCGGCGTTTCCGGTTATGTGAGCAAGCCGTTCACCAACGAACAGTTGCTGAACAAGGTCAAGCAGGCCCTGCACAAGATCGGCCGCCTCGATGCACTGATCGCCAGTGCGCCGACCAAGATGAATTCGGCCTTTGGTAACGATTCCCTGAGTGCCCTGACCGGCGGCAAGCCCGAAGCGGTCAAGTCGGCTCCCGTCGCGGCGGCCCCCAACAAAGGCCTGCTCAACAACCCACCGGTACAAGCGCCAGCGGCAGCGTCGCCGGCTGGCGGTCGCGGCCAGGGGCAGTTGCGCCTTTCAAGTGGCACCCAGCAATGCGTGATCAAGGCCCTGAGCATCAAGGAAGCGTTGCTGGTGGTGCGGCGTGGTGAAGTCCTGCCCCAGGTCCTGGAAAGCGCCGTGCTCGACCTTGAGCAGGGTGAGAACGCCGAAGTCGCACGCCTCAATGGCTACCTGCACGCCATCGTCGCTTTCGAACCCAGGCCGGACAGTGATTGGCTGCAACTGACCTTCCGCTTTATCGACCAGGACGCGCAGAAGCTGGACTACATCTCGCGCCTGATCGCGCGCGGTACGGCGCAGAAGCATTTTGTGCCGGGTGCGTAA
- the phoU gene encoding phosphate signaling complex protein PhoU → MISKEGLTHHISAQFNAELEEVRSHLLAMGGLVEKQVNDAVTALIEADSGLAQQVREIDDQINQMERNIDEECLRILARRQPAASDLRLIISISKSVIDLERIGDEATKIASRAIQLCEEGEAPRGYVEVRHIGDQVRNMVRDALDAFARFDAELALSVAQYDKIIDREYKTALRELATYMMEDPRSISRVLNIIWVLRSLERIGDHARNISELVIYLVRGTDVRHMGLKRMKAEVEGTADLIPNVPGETDDK, encoded by the coding sequence ATGATTAGCAAAGAAGGCCTTACCCATCACATCTCCGCGCAGTTCAACGCCGAGCTCGAGGAGGTGCGCAGCCACCTCCTGGCGATGGGTGGGCTGGTGGAGAAGCAAGTCAACGATGCGGTCACCGCGCTGATCGAGGCCGACTCGGGCCTGGCCCAGCAGGTGCGCGAGATCGATGACCAGATCAACCAGATGGAACGCAATATCGACGAGGAGTGCCTGCGCATTCTTGCCCGTCGCCAGCCGGCGGCTTCCGACCTGCGTTTGATCATCAGCATCTCCAAGTCGGTGATCGACCTGGAGCGTATCGGCGACGAAGCCACCAAGATCGCCAGCCGCGCCATCCAGCTGTGCGAAGAAGGTGAAGCGCCCCGCGGCTACGTGGAAGTGCGCCACATCGGCGACCAGGTGCGCAACATGGTGCGTGATGCCCTCGACGCCTTCGCCCGTTTTGACGCCGAACTGGCGTTGTCGGTGGCCCAGTACGACAAGATCATCGACCGCGAATACAAGACCGCGTTGCGCGAACTGGCCACCTACATGATGGAAGACCCGCGCTCGATCTCACGGGTGTTGAACATTATCTGGGTGCTGCGTTCCCTGGAGCGTATCGGCGACCATGCGCGCAATATCTCGGAATTGGTGATTTATCTGGTGCGCGGCACCGACGTACGACACATGGGCCTCAAGCGCATGAAAGCCGAAGTTGAAGGCACTGCTGATCTAATCCCTAATGTTCCGGGTGAAACTGACGATAAGTAA
- the pstB gene encoding phosphate ABC transporter ATP-binding protein PstB, which translates to MQHENHSHGINMSALGRDKQSLSLAQETVAIEVPGLSLYYGDKQALFDVSMNIPKQRVTAFIGPSGCGKSTLLRTFNRMNDLVDGCRVEGAINLYGTNIYRKGEDVAELRRRVGMVFQKPNPFPKTIYENVVYGLRIQGINKKRILDEAVEWALKGAALWDEVKDRLHESALGLSGGQQQRLVIARTIAVEPEVLLLDEPCSALDPISTLKVEELIYELKSKFTIVIVTHNMQQAARVSDYTAFMYMGKLVEFGDTDTLFTNPAKKQTEDYITGRYG; encoded by the coding sequence ATGCAACACGAAAACCATTCCCACGGCATCAATATGTCTGCCCTGGGTCGCGACAAGCAGAGCCTGAGCCTGGCTCAGGAAACCGTGGCCATCGAAGTGCCGGGCCTGAGCCTCTACTACGGCGACAAGCAGGCACTGTTCGACGTCAGCATGAACATCCCCAAGCAGCGCGTGACCGCCTTTATCGGCCCGTCCGGCTGCGGCAAGTCCACGCTGCTGCGCACCTTCAACCGTATGAACGACCTGGTCGACGGTTGCCGTGTGGAAGGCGCGATCAACCTTTACGGCACCAACATCTATCGCAAGGGCGAAGACGTGGCCGAGCTGCGCCGCCGCGTGGGCATGGTGTTCCAGAAGCCCAACCCGTTCCCCAAGACCATCTACGAAAACGTGGTCTACGGCCTGCGCATCCAGGGCATCAACAAGAAGCGCATCCTCGACGAAGCGGTTGAATGGGCCCTCAAGGGTGCGGCCCTGTGGGATGAGGTCAAGGACCGGCTGCACGAGTCGGCTCTCGGCCTGTCCGGTGGCCAGCAGCAACGCCTGGTGATCGCTCGTACCATCGCCGTGGAGCCGGAAGTGCTGCTGCTCGACGAACCGTGTTCGGCCCTCGACCCAATCTCGACCCTGAAAGTCGAAGAGCTGATCTATGAACTCAAGTCCAAGTTCACCATCGTTATCGTGACCCACAACATGCAACAGGCGGCGCGGGTGTCCGACTACACCGCGTTCATGTACATGGGCAAGCTGGTGGAATTCGGCGATACCGATACCCTGTTCACTAATCCGGCGAAAAAGCAGACCGAAGACTACATCACCGGTCGCTACGGCTAG